The following proteins are encoded in a genomic region of Dioscorea cayenensis subsp. rotundata cultivar TDr96_F1 chromosome 8, TDr96_F1_v2_PseudoChromosome.rev07_lg8_w22 25.fasta, whole genome shotgun sequence:
- the LOC120267345 gene encoding uncharacterized protein LOC120267345 codes for MVIILWLMLMCMSIYIIVVDTQGQQRKRGRTTLKELWTLPPQERVLVSANQLGQPIGSEAQLLAGFLGMLARSGQQIGLQYESWHKVPKTLKDELLKFIELRFSLEISREYVLKSLGKKWRDYKHDLKTKHFRREQGLQDSEKLGIASRKQQKHTHTSGSNSFARKEKEMETSSGRKVGRLELFRATHTKKDGSHMIMETEQIMEKANEKFAGCQTTDEDMQMVETEILTQVIGKERCGRVRGLGLGPTPKSYYGGSRNRNSTNSNT; via the exons ATGGTTATAATTTTGTGGCTGATGTTAATGTGCATGtccatatatattattgtagtTGATACTCAAGGACAACAACGGAAAAGGGGTCGAACTACTCTAAAAGAGTTATGGACATTACCTCCTCAAGAAAGGGTTTTAGTGAGTGCCAATCAGTTAGGACAACCAATTGGATCTGAAGCACAATTATTGGCTGGATTTCTAGGTATGCTTGCTCGATCCGGACAACAGATTGGACTCCAATATGAGAGCtggcataaagtgccaaaaacattAAAGGATGAATTGTTGAAATTTATTGAG TTACGATTTTCTCTTGAAATTTCAAGAGAGTATGTGCTCAAATCTTTGgggaagaaatggagagattacaagcatgatctaaaaacaaaacatttcagACGAGAACAAGGACTACAG GATTCAGAAAAACTTGGGATTGCTAgtagaaagcaacaaaaacataCGCATACTTCTGGATCAAATAGTTTcgcaagaaaggaaaaagaaatg GAGACTAGCAGTGGAAGAAAAGTAGGACGCCTTGAACTTTTTCGAGCAACCCATACTAAGAAGGATGGCTCTCACATGATTATGGAGACCGAACAAATTATG GAGAAAGCAAATGAGAAGTTCGCTGGATGTCAAACAACAGATGAAGATATGCAAATGGTTGAAACTGAGATTTTGACACAAGTTATTGGAAAAGAACGATGTGGACGAGTAAGAGGGCTTGGGTTAGGTCCAACACCGAAAAGCTATTATGGAGGTTCGAGAAACCGAAATTCTACTAACTCAAACACTTAA